In Terriglobales bacterium, the genomic window ATTCCGCGCAAAGGCGGGCCCGGCATACGCCGGTCGGACCTGCTGGTCATAAATAAGATCGACCTTGCTCCGCAGGTTGGCGCCTCGCTCGAGGTCATGGAGCGCGATAGCCGCCGCATGCGGGGCGAGTTGCCCTTCGTATTCACCAATCTCAAAGATGGAACTGGGCTGGCCGCGGTGCTTGCCTGGCTACATCGCCAGATGTCTTCACCTGCGGAATTGAGGCGCAAGCTGGTCGAGACCGGTGAAAGGAGCGGAAGCGAGCAGGCGGGGTATCGTCATCGTCATCACCATGGCCATGAGCATTCGCACGATCACCATCAGCCAGAACATTAACTGATGGGTTGTGCGGGAATGTGGGCGGTCCGTCGGGTCAGGTGGGTTCGAAGTATCTTGCATATTGATTGGGCCACCCTTGCGCATTTTGGGCTTGAACTGGGACTGCCGGCTGCGTGAGTGTCGGAGGTTGGAGGAAAGGGTGGGCTACCCTGCGCACCCGTCCTGACGTTTGGCTCAGGCCTCGGAAAACGACTGGATCGCGGCCTCCTCGTGTGTCGAAACCCCCGGGAACAGGCTGTCGATGCTGGTAAGGCGCAGAATATTCACCACCCTGACGGCGGGATTCAGTAGTCTGAGCTGGCCGCCCTGGAGCTGGACGCTGGTGAATGCGCCTACCAACTCCCCGATGCCAGAGCTGTCGATATAGGTGACATTCGTCAGGTTGAGCAGAATCTTGCGTCCTCCCTGTTTGAGTATTTGGCGGACGATCTCCCCAATCACCTTCGGCCGCGGAGCATCTGTGCTGGTACGGCCGCTTTCCCGACCATACGCCAGCAATTCACCTAGAGTGATGGGACCCGTCAAGTCGACGATGGTTACATCTTTGCTCTGCCGAAGCGCGTATTCGAGCATGTGTCAGCCTTTGAAGGGGAAAGCCAACAAGAGCCGCCAATTGTAGGCAGGCTCAGGACCCCAAGTCAATAAAGCGGGTCACCCACCCTTCGCTATGCTCAGGGTGGGGCACCCACAGCGTGGGGGGCGCAGGAAAAAGTGGGCCAGCCGCCCGGTTTGTGCTAGTTTTCGTTCTGCCCCTTCGCAAGCCAAGTGGAAGACTCAAGGAGGTACTCGTGCGGGAAAGAGCCGGGATCCTGGCGTGTAGCCTGGCGCTGTTGATAATTTCGCAATTTGTATCTGGCCAGGAAAAGGCCGGCAAGATCACCGGCACGGTAGCCTATCGCGAACGCGTGGCGCTTCCACCCAACGCTATGCTGACGATCCGCATGGAAGATGTCTCCAAGCAGGATGTGGGGGCCACGCTCATTGCAGGGACGGCTTTTTCTGCGAATGGCCGGCAAGTGCCGATTCCCTTCGAGCTTTCCTACAACCCGGCGAAGATCTCGCAGAAGGGTCGTTACGTAGTGCGCGCCAACGTGGACGTGGATGGGGAGTTGCTGTTCACGACCACGCAGCCTTACCCGGTGCTGAACGATGGGGCGAGCAACGAAGTCAATGTCATGATGAAGATGGTGGCCTATCCTCCTCCGGGATTCACGCCCGCAGGTACGGAAGGTCCGGCAGCGCCATTGATGGGAACGGAATGGAAGCTGACCGAGCTCGGGGGTGAGACGTTTGAGGCTCCAGCCGAGGGCCGCGCGGTGCCTACGCTCATTCTTAACAAGAAGGATAAGCGCATCTCCGGGTCGGCCGGGTGCAACCGCATGATGGGCACGTTCACGATGCAGGGCGATGGTTTGCGGTTTGGCAAAGTGGCGACAACCATGATGGCCTGTCCGGAGCCGGCCATGAGCGTGGAAAAGAAATTCCTCGAGGCCCTGAACTCCACGGATAGCTATCGCATCGACGGCGACACGTTGGAGCTTCGGCAGAAAGATAAGGTGCTGGCGAGGTTTAAAGCGCAGCCCAAAGCGCAAGCGAAGAAGTCGTAGGAGAAGCCCTCAGCAATTAACATTCAGCAATCAGTAATGATTGCTGCCGAGCGTGCGCTCGGCCTGAACGGACGGGACGTCCGTTCCCACGTAGTTCTTTATTGATCCGCGTTGTAAGAAGCAGTCAGCATTCGGTAATCAGCATTCAGTCCGCTGCCGTTGAGCGGTGGTTTTCTACTGTCCTACGGCAGGAAAGGCCGGTCGAATGCTTTCGAGCCTATCGGCGGCGCGATTGAGAGCGGCGGTCAATTCTGCCAACTGTTGTTTGGCAAGTTCGGGATCCGAATTCTCGATCGCCTCATTGACTCCGGGAATCACGGACGCGGTATAGCCTTTGAGATCGGCAGGTGCGAAGATCGCGTGCTTGAACCAGGGGCGGCGGGGCAGTCCTTTAGGAAGCAGCAGGTCCCGTTCGGTGGCGCTGAGGATGGTATTCAGCGAGTGAGCATCGAGGGCGGAGTTTCTTACTGCGACATTCATGGCCGCGCCGGCAGCAGTAAACCTGTGGGCGGCTATGAGCGCACTTTGAAAACTGGGAGCTCCGTCGCCTAATATGTCTCTCGCGTGTTTTTGCGCGGCTCCCAGGTAACGAATGATCTCGTTACCATAAGCCTCGTAATCGTGAGGCAACACATCCGCGTTCGCCATCCGCAGCACTTCCATCCCGATCACGCGCGCAATCATCTGCGAGTACAGGAAGCCGGGGTCGCCGAATTTGCGGAACCACTGGTAGTTGTCGAAAACGGAGTGATAGACGCCGTAATTACCCGAGGAGCGCACGTCACTGGAGGGGACGCCGGCGTGATCCAAGAAAGGAGTGTAGTCGGACCCGGATCCCAAATTGCCAAGCTGGCTGGTATCCGAGCCTCCAGCGGCTACCGCCGTATTTTTGCGCGAGCTCTGGCGCCAGTGATCGTAGATCGTGCCGCCCGCCGGGTCGGGAACAGCTTTGGTGATGTCGCGAATGAAACCCTTAAGGCTGGGTGTGGCGGCGGCTCGAAAATTGGGGCCGGCTCCGCCGGTATCACTGTTGAAGTAGGCCACTGCCTTGCTGAGGTCGGGTTCGTGCTCTTCCACCCATTCGGTTGAGCCGATGAGGCCCTGCTCCTCCGCGTCCCAACTGGCAAAAAGAATGGTTCGCTTAGGACGCCAGCCAGTTTTTAGCAACTGGCCCAAGCCATGAACTGCCTCCAGCATGGCCACGGTGCCGCTGATCGGATCGACGGCGCCGTAAACCCAGGCATCGCGGTGGTTGCCCATGATCACCCATTCGTCGGGGTACTGGCTGCCACGAATCTTGCCAATCACGTTCCAGATCGTGCGGTAGCCGTAATCGTTCTGGACGTGGATTCTTACCCGCACTGGCCCGGGTCCCAGATGATAGGTAAGGGGCAATGCGCCCTGCCAATCCCGAGGAGACTCAGGGCCAGCGAGGTTGGCCAAAATTGGCTGGGCGTCGTGATAAGAGAGCGGCAGAGCAAGGATCTTGGGCATGTCCGGGTTGGACGCCGGGTCCATGCGCTGCGAGTCGGGCAAAGAAGGCAGGGAGGCGAATCCGGGAGTGGTGGGATCCCCCGGA contains:
- a CDS encoding STAS domain-containing protein, whose amino-acid sequence is MLEYALRQSKDVTIVDLTGPITLGELLAYGRESGRTSTDAPRPKVIGEIVRQILKQGGRKILLNLTNVTYIDSSGIGELVGAFTSVQLQGGQLRLLNPAVRVVNILRLTSIDSLFPGVSTHEEAAIQSFSEA
- a CDS encoding M28 family metallopeptidase, producing the protein MAITSRKGFLFAAIFVAVTGFSNDTVRATSALAGFRNPLSEIELERRFLAVPDTRLLDRHMRALTSEPHIAGTPEDRKTADYVASRFREAGLETSLVEYRVWMNYPKEISIDVTAPEGVVMHGPSRESVEGDPYQDNPRVSPAFSAYSPSGDVEGEVVYANYGRPEDFRHLSDAGIDLHGKIVMVRYGENFRGVKAYLAQEKGAAGLILYSDPIDDGYFKGDVYPRGPWRPSTGVQRGTIEYGFEHPGDPTTPGFASLPSLPDSQRMDPASNPDMPKILALPLSYHDAQPILANLAGPESPRDWQGALPLTYHLGPGPVRVRIHVQNDYGYRTIWNVIGKIRGSQYPDEWVIMGNHRDAWVYGAVDPISGTVAMLEAVHGLGQLLKTGWRPKRTILFASWDAEEQGLIGSTEWVEEHEPDLSKAVAYFNSDTGGAGPNFRAAATPSLKGFIRDITKAVPDPAGGTIYDHWRQSSRKNTAVAAGGSDTSQLGNLGSGSDYTPFLDHAGVPSSDVRSSGNYGVYHSVFDNYQWFRKFGDPGFLYSQMIARVIGMEVLRMANADVLPHDYEAYGNEIIRYLGAAQKHARDILGDGAPSFQSALIAAHRFTAAGAAMNVAVRNSALDAHSLNTILSATERDLLLPKGLPRRPWFKHAIFAPADLKGYTASVIPGVNEAIENSDPELAKQQLAELTAALNRAADRLESIRPAFPAVGQ
- a CDS encoding YbaY family lipoprotein, with the translated sequence MRERAGILACSLALLIISQFVSGQEKAGKITGTVAYRERVALPPNAMLTIRMEDVSKQDVGATLIAGTAFSANGRQVPIPFELSYNPAKISQKGRYVVRANVDVDGELLFTTTQPYPVLNDGASNEVNVMMKMVAYPPPGFTPAGTEGPAAPLMGTEWKLTELGGETFEAPAEGRAVPTLILNKKDKRISGSAGCNRMMGTFTMQGDGLRFGKVATTMMACPEPAMSVEKKFLEALNSTDSYRIDGDTLELRQKDKVLARFKAQPKAQAKKS